A genomic region of Leptolyngbya sp. FACHB-261 contains the following coding sequences:
- a CDS encoding endonuclease/exonuclease/phosphatase family protein, with protein MLLTLLSLLGCVLTLMGFWGQAHWLLDLASHFRLQYLFWLVACSLLLTLQQRRRLAVGLLPFVVINLILVLQTYWLWPVSLIMNPEISQEISQEISQPPLRAVSLNLLFTNRNHQPVAQFLQKVQPDVLLLVELTPKWTEDLQPVLEAYPYQLSLPRRDATGIGLYSRLPLLEPEILSLGDQSTPSLKARLPLGERDLLLLGSHPKAPTSAAASARRNDQLKATGTYLAQQANPVLMLGDLNITAWSPYFRALLRQTKLHDSRQGFGLQTSWPSSLPALLRIPIDHALVAPELEVIKRQVGPDVGSDHLPILLELAWRP; from the coding sequence ATGCTGCTAACTCTCCTATCGCTCCTGGGCTGTGTGCTGACTCTGATGGGCTTCTGGGGTCAGGCCCATTGGCTGCTCGATCTCGCTAGCCATTTCCGGCTGCAATATCTGTTTTGGTTGGTGGCCTGTTCGCTGCTGCTAACCCTCCAGCAACGACGGCGCTTGGCTGTAGGACTACTACCGTTTGTGGTCATCAACTTGATTTTGGTCTTGCAGACCTACTGGCTGTGGCCAGTCAGCTTGATCATGAACCCGGAAATTAGCCAAGAAATTAGCCAAGAAATCAGCCAGCCACCGTTACGAGCGGTGTCTTTGAATCTGCTATTTACCAACCGCAACCACCAGCCTGTTGCCCAGTTCCTGCAAAAGGTTCAGCCGGATGTCTTGCTCCTGGTGGAACTGACGCCTAAGTGGACCGAAGATCTGCAGCCAGTTCTGGAAGCGTATCCCTACCAACTCAGCCTGCCGCGCCGAGATGCCACTGGCATCGGTCTCTACAGCCGCCTGCCTCTGCTCGAGCCCGAGATTCTGAGCTTGGGCGACCAGAGTACACCTTCTCTCAAAGCCCGCTTGCCCCTGGGTGAGCGTGATCTATTGCTGTTGGGGAGCCATCCCAAAGCTCCTACCAGCGCCGCCGCCTCGGCTCGACGCAATGACCAGTTAAAGGCGACTGGAACCTATCTAGCCCAACAAGCCAATCCAGTGCTGATGCTGGGCGACCTGAACATTACAGCTTGGTCTCCCTACTTCCGAGCCTTGTTACGTCAGACCAAATTGCACGACAGTCGTCAGGGATTCGGGCTACAGACCAGTTGGCCGAGCTCATTGCCAGCCCTGTTGCGCATCCCCATCGATCATGCCCTAGTTGCTCCGGAGCTAGAGGTGATCAAGCGCCAGGTAGGGCCAGATGTTGGCTCTGATCACTTGCCGATTCTGCTGGAGCTTGCCTGGCGGCCTTAA
- a CDS encoding D-alanyl-D-alanine carboxypeptidase, producing the protein MLELLGAGFLSLWLKSAGVDVPTLFNPLTLLASMDSSLQVSDAGANSAVERYLSSITSRGFSRQMQGVWIQAGPLVLSSQQGTTPLSAASLTKVATSLVALDTWGADHSFVTLLSARGRIQNGVLQGDLWVQGSGDPFFVWEEAIAVGNALKRAGINRVNGNLVVTGPFYMNFESDPLRAGALLKQAFNSSTWNREAQQQYQTLPPGTPRPDVVIAGTVRTAGVAASTSSDLPLIRHRSVPLWHLLKRMNIYSNNAMSEILAANLGGGPALARRAAQITQLPRREFQLSNGSGLGQENRLSPRAVAAMFMAIQQRAQPSGMSVSDLFPVAGYDLQGTVRYRRLPMATVIKTGTLSDVSALAGVLPTQRWGPVWFTFINRGTQLDGLRGLQDQLLQSLAVQWGAVPVAPEGFAPASWKDVQDRNELLLAPTSQTQSNIGPQAQNSLP; encoded by the coding sequence GTGCTGGAACTGCTGGGCGCTGGTTTTTTATCGCTGTGGTTGAAGTCTGCTGGTGTAGACGTACCAACTCTATTCAATCCCCTAACCTTGTTGGCCTCAATGGACTCCTCGCTTCAGGTGTCTGATGCGGGAGCCAACAGTGCCGTAGAACGCTACCTGAGCAGTATTACCAGCCGGGGTTTTTCTCGCCAGATGCAGGGCGTTTGGATCCAGGCGGGTCCTCTAGTTTTGTCGAGTCAGCAGGGAACGACGCCCTTGAGTGCTGCCTCTCTAACCAAAGTGGCAACCAGCCTAGTTGCGCTGGATACTTGGGGCGCGGACCATTCGTTTGTGACCCTGCTGAGCGCTAGAGGTCGGATTCAAAACGGCGTGCTCCAGGGTGATCTCTGGGTTCAAGGCAGCGGTGACCCCTTCTTTGTTTGGGAAGAGGCCATTGCGGTGGGCAATGCCCTCAAGCGTGCGGGCATCAACCGGGTGAACGGCAACCTGGTTGTCACAGGCCCTTTCTACATGAATTTCGAATCTGACCCGCTTAGAGCCGGAGCATTGCTCAAACAAGCGTTCAATAGCTCTACCTGGAATCGGGAGGCGCAACAGCAGTACCAAACCTTGCCTCCTGGTACACCGCGTCCCGATGTCGTAATCGCCGGAACAGTCAGAACAGCAGGCGTTGCTGCCTCTACGTCCAGTGACCTGCCTTTAATCCGCCATCGCTCGGTGCCCCTATGGCACCTGCTCAAGCGCATGAATATCTACAGCAACAACGCGATGTCTGAGATTTTAGCGGCGAATCTAGGCGGTGGCCCTGCACTGGCACGGCGGGCAGCTCAAATCACACAACTACCACGGCGAGAGTTCCAGTTGTCGAATGGCTCTGGGCTAGGGCAAGAGAACCGTCTGTCGCCCCGTGCGGTTGCTGCCATGTTCATGGCGATTCAACAGCGGGCTCAGCCGAGCGGCATGAGTGTCTCCGATCTGTTCCCTGTGGCGGGCTATGACCTGCAAGGAACGGTTCGATATCGTCGCCTGCCGATGGCCACCGTGATCAAAACTGGAACCCTATCGGATGTGAGTGCCTTGGCGGGCGTGTTGCCAACCCAACGCTGGGGTCCTGTTTGGTTCACCTTTATCAATCGGGGAACTCAGTTAGACGGCCTGCGCGGTCTACAAGACCAGTTGCTACAAAGCTTAGCGGTCCAGTGGGGGGCAGTTCCCGTGGCTCCGGAGGGCTTTGCCCCAGCTTCCTGGAAAGATGTGCAAGACCGTAATGAACTGCTGCTTGCCCCTACCTCTCAGACACAAAGCAACATCGGTCCCCAAGCTCAGAATTCATTGCCCTGA
- a CDS encoding DUF3291 domain-containing protein, with amino-acid sequence MTCSPPELEQYDLAQANIAYTRAALSEPVMAGFVAQLEAINALADSSPGFVWRLQTEAGDATEIRAYDDERIIFNLSVWCSLEALTQYVYRSQHAAVMRDRRHWFEKSQEPILVLWWLPRGQIPTVSEAKARLDHLRVHGPTPYAFSFKKPFSQPNTQLSEASHAVSY; translated from the coding sequence GTGACCTGTTCTCCTCCTGAGCTTGAGCAATACGATTTAGCACAAGCCAATATTGCCTACACACGAGCAGCCTTGAGTGAGCCTGTGATGGCTGGTTTTGTTGCCCAATTGGAAGCAATTAATGCTTTAGCAGATAGCAGCCCAGGCTTTGTGTGGCGCTTACAAACAGAAGCAGGCGATGCCACCGAGATTCGTGCTTATGATGACGAGCGTATTATCTTCAATCTTTCGGTTTGGTGTTCGCTAGAAGCTCTCACCCAATACGTTTACCGCAGCCAACATGCAGCAGTGATGCGTGACCGTCGCCATTGGTTTGAAAAGTCTCAGGAGCCAATTCTCGTGCTGTGGTGGTTGCCTAGGGGGCAGATTCCAACAGTGAGTGAAGCCAAAGCGCGTTTGGATCATTTACGCGTTCACGGTCCCACACCTTACGCGTTCTCCTTCAAAAAACCATTTTCTCAACCGAATACTCAACTCAGTGAGGCCTCTCATGCAGTTTCTTACTGA
- a CDS encoding LysE family transporter, which yields MQFLTDWLVVFSVGCLAVTSPGPNLAITLRNSLAYSRQSGIYTALGLAAGNLVHTTYCLLGIGLVISQSILLFSALKWAGAAYLIYVGCQALRSQKSAAITSARSTQAISRITAVQMGFLTNLLNPKVTLFFLALFTQIIQPETPLWVQVIYGLTIVALEFTWFALVSLLVSQKAVKQQFQAVSHRLERGMGIMLIALGLRLALAQNSN from the coding sequence ATGCAGTTTCTTACTGATTGGCTTGTTGTCTTCAGTGTTGGCTGTCTCGCGGTCACTAGCCCCGGTCCCAATCTCGCCATTACGCTTCGCAATAGCTTGGCCTACTCCCGACAATCTGGCATTTATACCGCGCTAGGTTTAGCCGCCGGTAATCTCGTCCATACCACTTACTGTCTGTTAGGTATCGGGCTGGTGATTTCTCAATCTATTTTGTTGTTTAGCGCTTTGAAGTGGGCGGGGGCTGCTTACCTCATTTATGTTGGCTGCCAGGCCCTGCGCTCTCAAAAATCAGCGGCTATCACTTCTGCTAGGAGTACACAGGCTATTAGTCGAATAACAGCTGTTCAGATGGGCTTCTTGACCAATCTGCTCAATCCCAAAGTGACCTTATTTTTTCTGGCTCTGTTTACCCAAATCATTCAGCCTGAAACTCCTTTATGGGTTCAAGTAATCTACGGTCTGACGATTGTGGCTCTTGAATTCACCTGGTTTGCTTTGGTCTCGCTGTTGGTTTCACAGAAAGCCGTCAAGCAGCAATTTCAAGCAGTTAGCCATCGGCTTGAGCGAGGGATGGGCATTATGCTGATCGCTTTAGGGCTACGGCTGGCATTGGCACAAAACAGCAATTAG
- a CDS encoding LysE family translocator, producing the protein MPHFSNLLLFVAAAIVLIMTPGPDTLYVLARTLGQGKMAGLVSALGICTGLLVHISAAVIGLSSLLMTSALAYNLVKYVGATYLVYLGLCTILNREHRTALRPSQGVSLAKNFSQGVLSSTLNPKLALFFLAFLPQFVDPDQGSVSWQIFTLGVLFVSMAVVWFLLIVLLISSFSDWLPKHSNFAKVQKWLTGSILISLGIRLALPERS; encoded by the coding sequence ATGCCCCATTTTTCAAATCTGCTCCTGTTTGTTGCCGCTGCAATTGTGCTGATAATGACCCCTGGTCCCGATACGCTCTATGTTCTGGCTCGCACTTTAGGCCAGGGAAAAATGGCTGGTCTTGTTTCTGCTCTGGGGATTTGTACAGGGCTTCTAGTACATATTTCAGCGGCAGTTATTGGGCTCTCATCCCTGTTGATGACCTCAGCACTTGCCTACAATCTCGTGAAGTATGTAGGCGCTACGTACCTGGTTTATCTAGGACTATGCACAATTTTGAACCGTGAGCATCGAACAGCCCTTCGTCCGTCTCAAGGGGTCAGTTTAGCCAAGAATTTTTCTCAGGGTGTGCTCTCCAGCACACTCAATCCGAAGCTGGCGCTATTCTTTTTGGCCTTTCTACCTCAATTCGTTGACCCGGATCAAGGTAGCGTTAGTTGGCAGATTTTTACGCTGGGGGTTCTGTTCGTGAGCATGGCGGTTGTTTGGTTTCTACTCATCGTTCTCTTGATCAGCTCATTCAGCGATTGGCTACCCAAACATTCAAATTTCGCCAAGGTTCAGAAGTGGCTAACGGGCAGTATCTTGATCAGTTTAGGAATCCGTTTGGCCTTGCCAGAACGGAGTTAG
- a CDS encoding PLP-dependent aminotransferase family protein: MFWIPLEKSSPTPLTRQVYEYLREQILRGELASGQQLPATRELALNLGVSRNIILLAYEQLLAEGCLEGRPGSGTYVAEGAYLASLAGRLPVANSVASPRNSGVDPVSPALTEKLTDWIDFRSGIPALDQFPRKLWGQLSRQVCVEAPPSQLGYGIAEGCAELRTVLAQYLSRTRGVHCHPDHLVITSGAAQAFALVTKLLLRAGEVAIVEDPVTSELHEIFTTTGATLYPVAVDQQGLRTDLLPENINPKFVFLTPSHQFPLGGILPIQRRIELIQFARTTNCFLLEDDYDSEFRYEGAPLSSLQGLAPEQVLYVGTFSKILSPALRLGYLIVPPSLVEPCRKLKRLADLHTSVLEQLTLARLIESGHLERHIAKMKKLYRQHRNLLVASLFKHFSTDVKILGGSTGLHLVAEFQHVEFSETVLQKIAQHQVRVYPVEVHAIRKGQHCNRIILGYGNLTDIMIETGIQRLQAALMSL, translated from the coding sequence ATGTTTTGGATTCCTCTCGAAAAATCCTCGCCTACTCCCTTAACTCGACAAGTTTATGAGTATCTGCGCGAGCAGATTTTGCGCGGAGAATTGGCTTCAGGGCAGCAGCTACCCGCTACCCGCGAGTTGGCCTTAAACTTGGGAGTCTCACGTAACATCATTCTGCTCGCCTATGAACAACTTCTGGCTGAGGGCTGTTTAGAAGGGCGTCCGGGATCAGGAACCTATGTTGCTGAAGGAGCCTATTTGGCGTCGCTGGCTGGGAGGCTTCCTGTGGCCAATTCTGTAGCTAGCCCTCGAAATTCAGGTGTAGACCCAGTTAGCCCAGCGCTGACTGAAAAGTTAACTGACTGGATTGACTTCCGGTCTGGTATACCGGCGCTGGATCAGTTTCCTCGTAAGCTGTGGGGCCAACTCAGCAGGCAAGTTTGTGTAGAGGCGCCCCCCTCCCAATTAGGCTACGGAATTGCTGAGGGATGTGCTGAATTAAGAACAGTTTTGGCGCAATATCTTTCAAGAACGAGAGGAGTTCACTGCCACCCTGACCATCTCGTGATTACCTCCGGCGCGGCTCAGGCTTTTGCCTTAGTCACCAAGCTATTGCTGAGGGCAGGGGAGGTGGCTATTGTGGAAGATCCAGTTACCTCCGAACTGCATGAAATATTCACAACTACGGGTGCTACTTTGTACCCAGTTGCCGTTGATCAACAGGGTCTACGCACAGACTTGTTGCCAGAGAATATAAATCCTAAGTTTGTATTTCTGACTCCCTCACATCAGTTTCCTTTGGGAGGCATTTTGCCGATCCAACGGCGCATCGAACTTATTCAGTTTGCCAGAACAACTAACTGCTTCTTGCTGGAAGATGACTATGACAGTGAGTTTCGTTACGAAGGAGCTCCCTTAAGCTCACTGCAAGGATTAGCACCCGAACAGGTTCTCTACGTTGGCACCTTCAGCAAAATTTTATCGCCAGCCCTGCGGCTGGGCTATTTAATCGTGCCACCCAGCTTAGTTGAGCCCTGCCGTAAGCTCAAACGCTTGGCAGATTTACACACCTCTGTTTTGGAGCAGCTTACGCTTGCCCGCTTGATCGAATCAGGGCATTTGGAGCGACACATTGCCAAGATGAAAAAGCTCTACCGCCAACACCGAAATCTGCTCGTCGCCAGCTTGTTTAAACATTTTTCAACTGACGTGAAAATCTTGGGTGGTTCTACGGGTCTGCACCTAGTTGCTGAATTTCAGCATGTTGAATTTTCAGAGACAGTCCTGCAAAAGATAGCCCAGCATCAAGTGCGGGTTTATCCAGTAGAAGTACATGCCATTCGCAAAGGACAGCATTGCAATCGCATCATCTTGGGCTATGGCAATCTGACTGACATCATGATTGAAACTGGCATTCAACGTTTGCAGGCCGCGTTGATGAGTTTATAA